Proteins from a single region of Stappia sp. ES.058:
- the efp gene encoding elongation factor P, which produces MKINGNEIKPGNVLQHQDTLWAVVKTDHVKPGKGGAFAQVEMKNLIDGRKLNERFRSADKVERVRLEQRDFQYLYPQDDMLVFMNTETYEQIELQADFVGERAAFLQDGMMVTLEMHEERPIGITLPQYVTLEITEADAVVKGQTQSSSYKPAMLENGVRVMVPPFITAGERIIVDTELVEYVKRAD; this is translated from the coding sequence ATGAAAATCAACGGCAATGAAATCAAACCCGGCAATGTGCTTCAGCATCAGGACACGCTCTGGGCCGTCGTCAAGACGGACCATGTAAAGCCAGGCAAGGGCGGCGCCTTCGCCCAGGTGGAGATGAAGAACCTCATCGACGGCCGCAAGCTGAACGAGCGCTTCCGCTCCGCCGACAAGGTCGAGCGCGTCCGCCTCGAGCAGCGCGATTTTCAGTACCTGTACCCGCAGGACGACATGCTGGTGTTCATGAACACCGAGACCTACGAGCAGATCGAGCTGCAGGCTGATTTCGTCGGCGAACGTGCGGCCTTCCTGCAGGACGGCATGATGGTGACCCTCGAAATGCACGAGGAACGCCCGATCGGCATCACGCTGCCGCAGTATGTGACGCTGGAAATCACCGAGGCCGACGCGGTCGTCAAGGGCCAGACGCAATCGTCCTCCTACAAGCCGGCCATGCTGGAAAACGGCGTGCGCGTGATGGTGCCGCCGTTCATCACCGCCGGCGAGCGCATCATCGTCGACACCGAACTGGTGGAATACGTCAAACGCGCCGACTGA
- a CDS encoding inositol monophosphatase family protein has translation MSRSAILNVMVQAAIKAGRSLARDFGEVENLQVSRKGPSDFVSAADLNAEKIVRAELQKARPDYGFLMEEAGTIPGDDPQHRWIVDPLDGTTNFLHGIPIFNVSIALERDGVIVAGVIYNPAMDELYTAERGRGAFMNDRRLRVAARKALPDCVIATGIPFLGVGDHARSLKEIRQVMGEVAGLRRCGAAALDLAWTAAGRFDGFWEHGLSPWDMAAGLLMVREAGGFVTDIKGGEKMFETRSIVAGNEAVQGQLRKLLANADD, from the coding sequence ATGTCCCGCTCAGCCATTCTCAATGTCATGGTCCAGGCCGCAATCAAGGCCGGGCGGAGTCTCGCCCGCGATTTCGGCGAGGTGGAAAACCTGCAGGTCTCGCGAAAGGGTCCGAGCGACTTCGTTTCCGCCGCAGACCTGAACGCCGAGAAGATCGTGCGCGCCGAGCTGCAGAAGGCCCGCCCCGACTACGGCTTCCTGATGGAAGAGGCGGGCACCATTCCCGGTGACGACCCCCAGCATCGCTGGATCGTCGATCCCCTCGACGGCACCACGAACTTTTTGCACGGCATTCCGATCTTCAATGTCTCCATCGCGCTCGAGCGCGACGGCGTAATCGTCGCTGGCGTGATCTACAACCCGGCAATGGATGAACTCTACACCGCCGAGCGGGGTCGCGGTGCCTTCATGAACGATCGTCGTCTCCGGGTTGCCGCGCGCAAGGCGCTGCCCGACTGCGTGATCGCGACGGGCATTCCTTTCCTGGGCGTTGGCGACCACGCCCGCTCGCTCAAGGAAATCCGCCAGGTGATGGGCGAAGTTGCCGGTCTGCGCCGCTGCGGCGCAGCCGCCCTCGATCTCGCCTGGACGGCCGCGGGACGTTTCGACGGCTTTTGGGAACACGGTCTTTCTCCGTGGGACATGGCAGCCGGTCTCTTGATGGTGCGCGAGGCCGGCGGGTTCGTCACGGACATCAAGGGCGGTGAAAAGATGTTCGAGACCCGGTCGATCGTTGCGGGGAATGAGGCCGTTCAGGGCCAGTTGCGAAAGCTTCTGGCGAACGCAGACGACTGA
- a CDS encoding flagellar motor protein MotA: MARAYDPYSLSSPWVYLIRMMIFLAVVAFLALILYRQIATAFMSNPGLNGLILATGLIGILLAIRQVIRLMPEVNWVNGFRLGDPGIEVRRPPVLLAPMATLLGNRAGETMLSPATTRSILDSIGMRLDEAREMARYLTGLLVFLGLLGTFWGLLQTVGSVNVTIQSLDVGSGDANVIFEDLKAGLEAPLSGMGTAFSSSLFGLTGSLVLGFLDLQAGQAQNRFYNELEDWLSTQTDIEPEDGAGGGSGMAELRFAIDNLRKAVADGSGGAGRNAAVAMANLAEGIQGLVQHVRNEQQMMREWADDQSVQQKRIEELLKSMSRAFERIKDDKS, from the coding sequence ATGGCGCGCGCCTATGATCCGTACAGCCTGTCCAGTCCCTGGGTCTATCTGATCCGGATGATGATTTTCCTGGCGGTGGTGGCGTTTCTCGCCCTCATCCTCTATCGCCAGATCGCGACCGCTTTCATGAGCAATCCAGGCCTCAACGGCCTGATCCTCGCCACGGGGCTGATCGGTATTCTGCTTGCGATCCGTCAGGTCATCCGCCTGATGCCGGAGGTCAACTGGGTCAACGGGTTCCGCCTCGGCGATCCGGGCATCGAGGTTCGGCGCCCGCCCGTCCTGCTGGCGCCGATGGCGACGCTTCTGGGCAATCGCGCGGGCGAGACGATGCTCTCGCCGGCCACAACCCGCTCGATCCTCGATTCCATCGGCATGCGCCTCGACGAAGCCCGCGAGATGGCGCGCTACCTCACCGGTCTGCTCGTCTTCCTCGGCCTGCTCGGGACCTTCTGGGGCCTGTTGCAGACGGTCGGCTCCGTCAATGTCACGATCCAGAGCCTGGACGTCGGCTCGGGCGACGCCAATGTGATCTTCGAGGATCTCAAGGCGGGTCTTGAAGCCCCGCTCTCGGGCATGGGCACCGCGTTTTCCTCATCGCTTTTCGGTCTCACGGGTTCGCTCGTGCTCGGCTTCCTCGACCTTCAGGCAGGCCAGGCGCAAAACCGTTTCTACAACGAGCTTGAGGACTGGCTGTCCACGCAGACTGACATCGAACCGGAAGACGGCGCAGGTGGCGGATCGGGAATGGCCGAATTGCGCTTCGCCATCGACAATCTGCGCAAGGCGGTGGCCGACGGCAGCGGCGGCGCGGGCCGCAATGCTGCTGTTGCGATGGCCAATCTGGCCGAAGGCATTCAAGGGCTGGTGCAGCACGTGCGCAACGAACAGCAGATGATGCGCGAATGGGCGGACGACCAGTCCGTCCAGCAAAAGCGGATCGAGGAGTTGCTGAAGTCGATGTCCCGCGCCTTCGAGCGCATCAAGGACGACAAGAGTTGA
- a CDS encoding peptidoglycan -binding protein: MAGSRLRRRDARTDYWPGFVDAMASLLLVIIFLLSIFVLAQFFLGQQLSGRDTVLNRLNAQISELTELLALERASGRDLEDTIASLTANLNDAQSERDRLAGLLDASANQADQAGGAVATLETALDAEKRLSQRALSQVELLNKQISALRRQIGALEAALEASESRDRESQTKIADLGRRLNVALAQRVQELSRYRSDFFGRLREILSQRSDIRVVGDRFVFQSEVLFSSGEDTINPAGEAELKKLADAVQELAVQIPDEINWVLRVDGHTDARPLSGTGRFRNNWELSAARAISVVRYLINQGVDPERLVAAGFGEFQPLEDGDDPEALARNRRIELKLTER, encoded by the coding sequence ATGGCCGGCTCACGGCTCAGACGGCGCGATGCGCGCACCGACTATTGGCCGGGCTTCGTCGACGCCATGGCGTCGCTCCTGCTGGTGATCATCTTCCTGCTGTCGATTTTCGTGCTTGCCCAGTTCTTTCTGGGCCAGCAGCTCTCCGGGCGCGACACGGTGCTGAACCGCCTCAATGCACAGATCAGCGAGTTGACGGAGCTGCTTGCGCTGGAACGGGCGAGCGGGCGCGACCTGGAAGATACGATCGCCTCCCTCACCGCCAATCTCAACGATGCACAATCCGAGCGCGACAGGCTGGCCGGCCTGCTTGACGCGTCCGCCAACCAGGCCGATCAGGCCGGAGGGGCCGTTGCGACGCTGGAGACCGCGCTCGACGCGGAAAAGCGGCTGTCCCAGCGCGCGCTGTCCCAGGTCGAACTGCTCAACAAGCAGATCTCCGCCCTGCGCCGGCAGATCGGCGCGCTGGAAGCCGCACTGGAAGCCTCGGAAAGCCGCGACCGGGAGAGCCAGACCAAGATCGCCGATCTCGGCCGCAGGCTGAATGTGGCGCTGGCCCAGCGCGTACAGGAATTGTCGCGCTACCGCTCCGATTTCTTTGGCCGGCTCCGCGAGATCCTGTCGCAACGCTCCGATATCCGCGTCGTCGGCGACCGTTTTGTCTTCCAGTCCGAGGTCCTGTTTTCCTCTGGTGAGGACACGATCAACCCGGCGGGCGAGGCCGAGCTCAAGAAACTCGCCGACGCGGTCCAGGAGCTTGCCGTCCAGATCCCCGACGAGATAAACTGGGTGCTGCGTGTCGACGGCCATACCGATGCCCGTCCGCTGTCGGGCACGGGGCGCTTCCGCAACAACTGGGAGCTGTCGGCGGCACGCGCCATTTCCGTCGTGCGCTACCTGATCAACCAGGGCGTCGACCCGGAACGCCTGGTCGCCGCAGGCTTCGGAGAGTTCCAACCTCTCGAGGACGGCGACGACCCCGAAGCGCTGGCCCGCAACCGCCGCATCGAACTGAAACTCACCGAGCGCTGA
- a CDS encoding NAD(P)H-quinone oxidoreductase translates to MSTTERMMTAIGFKSPGGPDVLAAENRPVPSPGEGQVLIAVAAAGVNRPDVMQRKGAYPPPPGVTDIPGLEVAGTIVGLGPHVEGLAEGDAVCALVSGGGYSQYVVADAGCVLPVPQGLTLTQAAALPETFFTVWSNVFDRVGLTAGESFLVHGGTSGIGTTAIQLAKAFGARVFTTVGSEEKAEAARALGADHVIDYNRQNFVSEILEITEKRGVDVILDMVGGDYVERNWKVAAVEGRICQIATLNGVSEQVNFARLMVKRLTHTGSTLRPRDPAFKAAIAQKLAKNVWPLIERGEIQPVMDSTFALKDAAKAHARMESSGHIGKIVLLTGAAP, encoded by the coding sequence ATGAGCACCACCGAGCGCATGATGACGGCAATCGGCTTCAAGAGCCCGGGAGGACCCGACGTGCTTGCCGCGGAAAACCGTCCGGTGCCTTCTCCGGGCGAGGGGCAGGTTCTGATTGCGGTGGCCGCCGCCGGGGTGAACCGGCCGGATGTGATGCAGCGCAAGGGCGCCTATCCGCCGCCTCCCGGCGTGACAGACATCCCCGGCCTGGAGGTTGCCGGAACGATTGTCGGCCTCGGGCCGCACGTCGAGGGTCTTGCGGAAGGCGATGCCGTCTGCGCGCTGGTGTCCGGCGGCGGCTATTCGCAATATGTGGTCGCCGATGCCGGGTGTGTGTTGCCCGTGCCCCAGGGCCTTACGCTGACGCAGGCCGCTGCGCTTCCCGAAACATTCTTCACGGTCTGGAGCAATGTCTTCGACCGGGTCGGCCTGACGGCGGGTGAGAGCTTTCTGGTGCATGGCGGCACGTCGGGGATCGGGACGACCGCGATCCAGCTTGCAAAGGCCTTCGGGGCAAGGGTGTTCACCACGGTCGGCTCGGAGGAAAAGGCTGAGGCGGCGCGCGCGCTCGGAGCCGATCACGTGATCGACTACAACCGCCAGAACTTCGTGTCGGAGATCCTCGAGATCACTGAAAAGCGCGGGGTCGATGTGATCCTGGACATGGTCGGCGGCGATTATGTTGAGCGCAACTGGAAGGTGGCGGCGGTCGAGGGGCGCATCTGCCAGATCGCCACGCTGAACGGGGTGAGCGAGCAGGTGAATTTCGCGCGCCTGATGGTGAAGCGTCTGACGCACACCGGTTCGACCCTGCGTCCGCGTGACCCCGCCTTCAAGGCTGCGATCGCGCAAAAACTGGCAAAGAACGTCTGGCCGCTGATCGAGAGGGGCGAGATCCAACCGGTGATGGATTCGACGTTTGCGCTAAAGGATGCCGCGAAGGCACATGCGCGCATGGAGAGCTCCGGTCACATCGGAAAAATCGTGCTTTTGACCGGCGCCGCGCCCTGA
- a CDS encoding DUF1192 domain-containing protein — MAANEESARPLTAPVVLGEDLSRLSEQELAERIALLQAEVLRVTAERDARGGVRAAADAVFRK, encoded by the coding sequence ATGGCGGCCAATGAGGAAAGCGCACGTCCGCTCACGGCGCCGGTCGTGCTCGGCGAAGACCTGTCCCGGCTGTCCGAACAGGAGTTGGCGGAGCGGATCGCCCTGCTCCAGGCGGAGGTCCTGCGGGTGACCGCGGAGCGCGATGCCCGCGGTGGCGTTCGTGCGGCAGCGGATGCCGTATTCCGCAAATAG
- a CDS encoding DUF1465 family protein, with protein sequence MTDRNTRTFQGGPIDFVDRLANSEMFSALFSDGMALVEETAAYLDGDGRVESKSLPRAASLAYATESMRLTTRLMQMASWLLLQRAVNEGEMSFEQAGNEKNKVRLNTLASSQGGPGWDELPAQLRDLIDRSVRLQERILHLDRMIYEAKDRAPTPVPGENPVAAQLNVLTAAFGQNRPS encoded by the coding sequence ATGACGGACCGGAACACTCGGACCTTCCAGGGCGGCCCCATCGATTTCGTCGACAGGCTTGCCAATTCGGAGATGTTTTCTGCGCTGTTCAGCGACGGCATGGCGCTGGTGGAAGAGACAGCCGCCTATCTGGATGGCGACGGTCGGGTGGAATCGAAATCGCTGCCGCGCGCGGCATCGCTCGCCTATGCGACCGAATCGATGCGCCTGACCACCCGGCTGATGCAGATGGCCTCATGGCTATTGCTGCAGCGCGCCGTGAACGAGGGCGAGATGTCTTTCGAACAGGCGGGCAACGAAAAGAACAAGGTTCGCCTCAACACATTGGCCTCCAGCCAGGGCGGACCCGGCTGGGACGAGCTTCCCGCACAGCTTCGCGACCTGATCGACCGCTCCGTGCGCCTTCAGGAGCGCATCCTGCACCTCGACCGGATGATCTATGAGGCCAAGGACCGGGCGCCGACGCCGGTGCCGGGCGAAAACCCCGTCGCCGCGCAGCTCAATGTGCTGACCGCCGCCTTCGGCCAGAACCGCCCGTCATGA
- the rpmE gene encoding 50S ribosomal protein L31, giving the protein MKKDIHPAYHSIKVVMTDGSEFHTRSTYGAEGDTLQLDIDPRTHPAWTGGDRQLMDRGGRVSRFKNKYAGFLGN; this is encoded by the coding sequence ATGAAAAAAGACATTCATCCCGCATACCATTCGATCAAGGTGGTGATGACGGATGGCAGCGAGTTTCACACGCGCTCCACCTATGGCGCAGAGGGCGATACGCTCCAGCTGGATATCGATCCGCGCACGCATCCGGCCTGGACCGGCGGCGACCGTCAGTTGATGGACCGTGGCGGCCGCGTGTCGCGCTTCAAGAACAAATACGCGGGCTTCCTCGGCAACTGA
- a CDS encoding ABC transporter transmembrane domain-containing protein — MVRSRSGADDAARPKRRFTEKRDSVSRYGSSTAPQRAGKRDIRPLAELLPYVARYKLHATLALLALFGASATTLVLPVAIRRMIDFGFGADDPSLVNNYFAVLIAVAAALATFSALRYFLVTSLGERIVADVRADVFSHLVHLSPAYFDKARSGEMISRLTADATQVKSAVGASASIAMRNMMMFLGASGMMVVTSPRLSLFVLGAIPVIVLPLIAFGRSVRRRSRHAQDTLADASAYATEVLGAIRTLQAFTNERHAGGRFSSSVEEAFRAARTAILARALLTGFAIFVIASSVVTVLWVGASDVFVGRITAGELGQFLLYSIFAAGALGEMSQVWGEISLAAGAAERLSEILQIKPQIAAPPAPAKLPKRMDGAVHIDSVSFSYGAEANLPVLDGIDIDISPGETVAVVGPSGAGKSTLFHLLMRFYDPTSGTIRIDGFDLRDCDPVDIRRHIALVPQDTTVFGATIAENIAFGRADASREEIEAAAVAASADEFVRALEKGYDTPVGERGITLSGGQRQRIAIARAILKDAPILLLDEATSALDAENETLVQAALERLMEGRTTLVIAHRLATVLKSDRIVVMDGGRIVETGRHEDLVARGGLYAKLAKLQFETGARAFSDTGSERSAAE, encoded by the coding sequence ATGGTCCGCTCAAGATCCGGCGCGGACGACGCCGCAAGACCGAAAAGACGTTTCACGGAGAAGAGAGACAGCGTGTCCCGCTATGGTTCATCAACGGCTCCCCAACGGGCCGGAAAACGCGACATCCGGCCGCTTGCCGAATTGCTTCCCTATGTTGCGCGCTACAAGCTGCATGCCACGCTTGCCCTGCTTGCGCTTTTCGGCGCATCGGCAACCACACTGGTGCTGCCCGTCGCCATCCGCCGGATGATCGATTTCGGCTTCGGCGCCGACGATCCCTCGCTGGTGAACAACTATTTCGCGGTTCTGATTGCCGTTGCCGCCGCCCTCGCCACCTTCTCGGCCCTGCGCTACTTCCTCGTCACCTCGCTCGGCGAACGCATCGTCGCCGACGTGCGCGCGGATGTATTCTCGCATCTCGTGCATCTGTCGCCGGCCTATTTCGACAAGGCCAGATCGGGCGAAATGATCTCGCGCCTTACCGCCGATGCGACCCAGGTGAAATCCGCGGTCGGCGCCAGTGCCTCCATCGCCATGCGCAACATGATGATGTTCCTCGGCGCGTCCGGCATGATGGTCGTCACCAGCCCGCGCCTGTCGCTCTTCGTGCTCGGCGCCATTCCGGTGATCGTGCTGCCGCTGATCGCCTTCGGCCGCTCCGTGCGCCGACGCTCGCGCCACGCGCAGGACACCCTGGCCGATGCCTCCGCCTATGCCACGGAGGTACTCGGCGCAATCCGCACGCTCCAGGCCTTCACCAACGAACGCCATGCCGGCGGGCGCTTCTCGTCCTCGGTGGAAGAAGCCTTCCGGGCAGCCCGAACCGCCATTCTGGCCCGCGCGCTCCTCACCGGCTTCGCCATCTTCGTTATCGCCTCCAGCGTGGTGACGGTTCTGTGGGTCGGCGCGAGCGATGTCTTTGTCGGCCGGATCACCGCCGGCGAGCTCGGCCAGTTCCTGCTCTACTCGATCTTCGCCGCCGGCGCGCTCGGCGAAATGAGCCAGGTCTGGGGCGAGATCTCGCTCGCCGCCGGCGCGGCCGAGCGTCTTTCGGAAATCCTCCAGATCAAGCCGCAGATCGCGGCGCCGCCGGCACCCGCAAAACTGCCGAAACGCATGGACGGCGCGGTACATATCGACAGCGTGTCGTTTTCCTATGGCGCCGAGGCAAACCTTCCCGTGCTCGACGGGATCGACATCGACATATCGCCCGGCGAAACGGTCGCCGTGGTCGGCCCCTCCGGCGCCGGCAAGTCGACGCTGTTTCACCTCTTGATGCGTTTTTACGATCCGACTTCGGGCACCATCCGCATCGACGGGTTCGATTTGCGCGATTGCGACCCGGTCGACATCCGTCGCCATATCGCACTGGTGCCGCAGGATACGACGGTCTTTGGCGCGACGATTGCCGAAAACATCGCCTTCGGGCGCGCCGATGCCAGCCGCGAAGAGATCGAGGCGGCGGCCGTCGCGGCCTCGGCGGACGAATTCGTCCGCGCGCTCGAAAAAGGCTACGACACGCCGGTCGGCGAACGCGGCATCACCTTGTCGGGCGGCCAGCGCCAGCGTATCGCCATTGCGCGCGCCATCCTCAAGGATGCGCCGATCCTGCTGCTCGACGAGGCGACAAGCGCGCTCGACGCGGAGAACGAAACGCTCGTGCAGGCAGCGCTGGAGCGGTTGATGGAGGGACGCACGACGCTCGTCATCGCACACCGTCTCGCGACCGTTTTGAAATCCGATCGGATCGTGGTGATGGACGGTGGGCGCATCGTGGAAACCGGACGGCACGAGGATCTGGTCGCGCGCGGCGGGCTCTACGCGAAGCTTGCAAAATTGCAGTTCGAGACCGGCGCGCGCGCGTTCTCCGACACCGGGTCCGAACGCTCCGCAGCCGAATAG
- a CDS encoding SDR family NAD(P)-dependent oxidoreductase — MSLENKVAIVTGAAGGIGFAIAKRFVTDGAKVVIADQDETRGEAAEAELKALGDVFFVHCNVAEKLDVRNLVAATLDAYGDIDILVNNAGIVVGADFLDLDETDFDRVLSVNLKGAFLCSQAVARHMVDRVKEGGTPGSIINMSSVNAVFAIPNQVPYSVSKGGLNQLTKVAALSLAEYGIRVNGIGPGSIMTEMLASVNSDPAAKARVLSRTPLRRVGEPSEIAGVAAFLASDDASYITGQTIYADGGRLPLNYTVPVADQD; from the coding sequence GTGTCCCTGGAAAACAAGGTAGCCATCGTCACCGGCGCGGCTGGCGGCATCGGTTTCGCGATCGCGAAGCGCTTCGTCACGGACGGGGCGAAGGTCGTCATCGCGGATCAGGACGAAACCCGCGGCGAAGCGGCGGAAGCCGAGCTCAAGGCGCTTGGCGACGTGTTTTTCGTCCATTGCAACGTGGCCGAGAAGCTCGACGTGCGCAATCTCGTCGCCGCGACGCTCGATGCCTATGGCGATATCGACATTCTCGTGAACAACGCCGGCATTGTCGTCGGCGCGGATTTCCTCGATCTCGACGAGACCGATTTCGACCGGGTTCTCTCCGTCAACCTGAAGGGCGCGTTCCTGTGCAGCCAGGCGGTTGCGCGCCACATGGTCGACAGGGTCAAGGAGGGCGGTACGCCCGGCTCTATCATCAACATGTCGTCGGTGAATGCTGTGTTCGCGATCCCCAACCAGGTGCCCTACTCGGTCTCCAAGGGCGGGTTGAACCAGTTGACCAAGGTGGCGGCGCTGTCGCTTGCCGAGTATGGCATTCGCGTCAACGGCATCGGCCCGGGCTCGATCATGACCGAGATGCTCGCCTCGGTGAATTCCGACCCGGCCGCGAAGGCGCGGGTTTTGTCGCGCACGCCGCTGCGCCGCGTCGGCGAGCCGTCGGAAATTGCCGGCGTTGCCGCTTTCCTCGCCTCCGACGATGCAAGCTACATCACCGGCCAGACGATCTATGCGGATGGCGGGCGCCTGCCGCTGAACTACACCGTCCCGGTTGCCGACCAGGACTGA
- a CDS encoding propionyl-CoA synthetase: MASRYHEVYEGWKRDPDGFWAEAAGEIDWIKPWDKVFDETLGDYGQWFAGAECNTCYNCLDRHVERGRPGQPAIIYDSPITGAKAVYSYEETLERVNAMAAVLSDQGVAKGDRVIIYMPMIPEAVMAMLACARLGAVHSVVFGGFAANELATRIDDAKPTAIIAASCGIEPGRVVTYKPLLDEAIDMSVHKPSNCFVLQREQSKAVLTDGRDHDLGVLMDEALAEGRTVSCVPVKATDPLYILYTSGTTGQPKGVVRDNGGHMVALKWSMTNIYGIEPGEVFWAASDVGWVVGHSYIVYAPLLQGATTIVFEGKPVGTPDAGVFWRVISEHNVASLFTAPTAFRAIKKEDPRGELIGDYDLAGFRSLFLAGERADPDTLQWAEDQLGVPVIDHWWQTETGWTIVGNPLGLGLLPIKHGSPTVPMPGYDVQVLDDAGHPVPAGTLGNVVVKLPLPPGCLPTLWQAPERFHKAYLDEFPGYYKTADAGVMDEDGYLFIMARTDDIINVAGHRLSTGAMEEVLASHPDVAECAVIGVVDTLKGQAPCGFAVLKAGVNRPHEEIEAELVKLVRQKIGPVAAFKLAITVERLPKTRSGKILRATMRQIADGTDVRVPATIDDPAILVEIEEALKARGLAV, encoded by the coding sequence ATGGCAAGCCGCTATCACGAGGTCTATGAGGGCTGGAAACGCGACCCGGACGGCTTCTGGGCGGAGGCCGCCGGCGAGATCGACTGGATCAAGCCCTGGGACAAGGTGTTCGACGAGACGCTTGGCGACTACGGACAGTGGTTCGCCGGCGCGGAGTGCAACACCTGCTACAATTGCCTCGACCGGCATGTCGAGCGCGGGCGTCCCGGCCAGCCGGCGATCATCTACGACAGCCCGATCACCGGCGCCAAGGCCGTCTATTCCTACGAGGAGACGCTGGAACGGGTGAACGCGATGGCCGCCGTCCTGAGCGACCAGGGCGTTGCCAAGGGTGACCGCGTCATCATCTACATGCCGATGATCCCGGAAGCCGTGATGGCGATGCTTGCCTGTGCGCGCCTGGGCGCGGTGCATTCGGTCGTCTTCGGCGGTTTTGCCGCGAACGAGCTTGCAACCCGCATCGACGACGCCAAGCCGACCGCGATCATCGCCGCGTCCTGCGGCATCGAGCCGGGCCGCGTGGTGACTTACAAGCCGCTGCTCGACGAAGCGATCGACATGTCCGTTCACAAGCCGTCCAACTGTTTCGTGTTGCAGCGCGAACAGTCGAAGGCGGTGCTGACCGACGGCCGCGACCATGACCTCGGCGTGCTGATGGACGAAGCACTTGCGGAGGGGCGCACCGTGTCGTGTGTGCCCGTCAAGGCGACGGACCCGCTTTATATTCTCTACACATCCGGAACCACGGGGCAGCCAAAGGGCGTCGTGCGCGACAATGGCGGCCATATGGTCGCGCTCAAGTGGTCGATGACCAACATTTACGGAATCGAGCCGGGAGAGGTGTTCTGGGCGGCGTCCGATGTGGGGTGGGTCGTCGGCCATTCCTACATCGTCTATGCGCCGTTGTTGCAGGGGGCGACCACCATTGTCTTCGAAGGCAAGCCGGTGGGAACGCCCGATGCGGGCGTGTTCTGGCGGGTGATCTCCGAGCACAATGTGGCAAGCCTCTTCACCGCGCCGACCGCATTTCGCGCCATCAAGAAGGAAGATCCGCGCGGAGAACTGATCGGTGACTATGACCTTGCCGGTTTCCGGTCCCTTTTCCTGGCCGGCGAGCGTGCCGATCCCGACACGCTGCAATGGGCGGAGGATCAGCTCGGGGTCCCGGTGATCGACCACTGGTGGCAGACGGAAACCGGCTGGACCATCGTCGGCAATCCGCTCGGGCTCGGGCTCCTGCCGATCAAGCACGGTTCGCCGACGGTTCCGATGCCGGGCTATGACGTTCAGGTTCTGGACGATGCGGGCCATCCCGTGCCGGCCGGGACGCTGGGCAACGTCGTGGTCAAGCTGCCGTTGCCTCCGGGCTGTCTGCCCACGCTCTGGCAAGCGCCGGAGCGCTTCCACAAGGCCTATCTCGACGAATTCCCCGGCTACTACAAGACAGCGGACGCGGGCGTCATGGACGAGGACGGCTATCTCTTCATCATGGCGCGCACCGATGACATCATCAATGTCGCCGGACACAGGCTTTCCACCGGTGCGATGGAGGAGGTCCTGGCCAGCCACCCGGATGTCGCCGAATGTGCGGTGATCGGCGTGGTCGATACGCTGAAGGGGCAGGCACCCTGCGGGTTCGCTGTGCTCAAGGCCGGTGTCAACCGACCGCATGAGGAGATCGAGGCGGAACTGGTCAAACTGGTGCGCCAGAAGATTGGCCCGGTGGCGGCCTTCAAGCTGGCGATCACGGTGGAGCGCCTGCCGAAGACGCGCTCGGGCAAGATCCTGCGCGCCACCATGCGCCAGATCGCCGACGGGACGGACGTTCGGGTGCCGGCAACGATCGACGACCCGGCGATTCTCGTTGAAATCGAGGAAGCGCTGAAAGCGCGCGGTCTCGCGGTGTGA